In Isosphaera pallida ATCC 43644, the sequence ACGACGGGTTCCCAACCTGGTGGGCGATCGGGCCGAGGACGCCCGCGAGACCTTAGAGCGTCTGGAACTGGTCGGTCGGGTCGCCGCGGGTTGGATCGACGACGTGCCGCTCAAAGTGGTCGCCCAAGAGCCGCCCGAGGGAACAATCGTGCCTCTCAACGCCTCGGTGATCCTCAAGCTGGCTCCCCAGGGGGCGCTGGTGCCGGATGTGACCGGGATGCGTTTGGCTCAGGCGATCGACACCTTACGCAAAGCGGGATTGGAGGCCGAGACGATCCCCGGCGCGAATCCCGAGGAGGATGTGGTGGTGGCTCAGACGCCGCCGCCCTTTGGTCCGGGTCAGCCCAGCCATTTGCCGCTGGGGGGACGAGTCAAACTGGACGCGCGGGTGGTGGTGCCGGACCTCTCCGGTCAGATCAGCCTGCGGGAGGCCCGCCAACGGCTGGAACCGTTGGGGCTGGAGCCTCTGGACGCCCAAGGCCTGCCCGACTCGTTGGTGGTCGTGGGGCAATCCCCGGCCGCGGGCGATTTAGTGCCACGCGGCTCGAAATTGCGTTTGGAGTTGAAGGTGCGCGTGCCTCGTTTGGAGCGGGCCCCCTTTGAGGTGGTGGCACGGTGGGCCGAGGCCAACCGGATCGACTTGGACCCGTCGATTCGCCCGCCCCGCGACCGCGATCAAGTGATCGCCCAGTCGGTCGAGCCGGGAACCCTGATCGCGCTTCGGGACACCGTGAAGCTGACCCTGGGACGCGAGGTGCCCCAGCTCGTGGGGCTGAGTGTCGCGCAGGCCGAAGAGGCGCTCAAACGTTTGGGTCTCGAATTCCGGTTCGCCGACGTCGAAGGGGCCGACGGTTTGGGCCAACCCCGCGCCAGCGACAAGATCGTGGGACCGATTCAACCATCGCCGGGAAGTCTGGTGGAGCCAGGCACGGTCATCAACTTAGGCCGAGCCGTGGCGCGGGTACCCCAGGTCGTGGGGCTGACGTATGGCGAAGCGTTTGCCCTGCTGCGGGGCCGCGAAGGGTTCAACGTGGCCTATCGCGAGGCGGATGATCCCCGCGACGGCGACCGCGTCACCAACCAGATCCCCCGCGCCGGCGAGTCGGTCCCACGCGGCTCGGAGATCAAGTTGGACACCCGAATGAGCCTGCCGTCGCTGGTCGGCCTGTCGTTGGACCAAGCGCGTCGCAAGCTCTCCGACCTAGGGCTCACGGTGGAACTCACCGTGGACGGCCTGCCCAGTGACAAGGTGCTGGAACAGCAGCCCGGACCCGGCGCTCCGGTTCCTCCCCGCGCTGTGGTCCGCCTCACCCCCGGCTTCACCCCGCCCCGTCTCATTGGACTCGATCTTGACCAGGCAGAGCGACTCTTGGAACAGATCGACGCCCGCGGCCGGGTCAGCCAGTTCCGCGAGGTCTTCAGCCGCGATCCCAAGCGGATCGGTCGCTCCATCGTCACCGATCAAACTCCTCCACCTGATCGTCCCGTTCGTCGGGGAACCCCTATCAGAATGAGCGTGTCTAAATACGTGGATGAAGAAGACCTCGCTGCTCCCTCTCTGGTTGCGCCGCGTCCCGCCTCTCGTCCCGACGAGCCGTTTTGATCCAGCGCGTGGTCGGAGATGATGGAGGAAACCGGGGTCCCTTTGAAGCCTGTTCAAACCCACCCTACCCGCCACTCGGAGCGAGTCGGCGCGGAAACCACGCGCCCCCTTTCCAGAAGGCCGCCAAACCGGATAGGATGAGGTTGCGAGGGCGGGTTGCCGCAATCGAGACTCATCCATTCCAAAAGACGGGACCAAGCGTGCCCCCTAAAGGGACGCCCAAAGCACGGGTGGCCAAAGGCTCGCTGTTCAACCGATCGGATTGGTCAAGCCACGGGGCAACAATGAATGTGAATGAATGTGGAATGAAAATGGGGACGCGGGATCAACGGCCACGCGCGATGACTCCAGCCGGCTTATTGAAGGCTGGCCTCCTCCTCGGCTTGAGCGCCCTGGTACTGACCACGACGCTCGGCTGCGACGACCGCCGAACCATTGAACAAGTGACCCGCGACTTACGCAACCTGCGCCCCCCCAGCGAGGAGGATGCGCAGGCCAAACTCGTCTTCCAAACCAAGCAGGCCGAACTTATCCGCGAACTTTACGAGTTGTCCGAATCCAAGGCCGGGCTGGGTCAACTTATGTCCCAGCGCTGGTTGGTCCTGCTGGAGAACAGCGACCCTCGAATCGTCCTCAATGAAACCGCCAACGTCTTGTCCGAACCAACCGCCGATGCCGGCTTCAAATCCTTGGCCACCTACTTTCAAGCCCGCGCTTTGGTGCGGCAACTTCGTGAAGACCCCCGCCGCGATCCTGAACCGGTCCGCAAAGCGGTGGCCGACTTCGCGGCCGCCAACCCCAACGCCCCGGTGATCCCCGAGCTGCGGGTCGAACTGGCTATGGCCGAGCCCGAATTGCCCGTTCGACGCGCCGCCTTGACCGAACTGATTTCCTCCCTGGGCAGTCAACTCCCCAAAGACCTCCAGACCAAAGTCAAGGAGGAACTCGACCGCATCCGCGGCGTCGGCGAACCCTTTCCCGACTTCGAGTTCCCCGATGTCCTCACCGGCAAGACGATCCGACTCAGCGACCTCAAAGGCAAGGTCGTCGTCCTCGATTTTTGGGCCTCCTGGTGCGTCCCCTGCCTGGTCGAACTGCCCAGAATGAAACAACTTTACGCCAAATACAAGGATCAAGGCGTCGAGTTCATCGGTCTGAGCGTCGATTCCCTAGATGAAAAAGGAATCAATGACCTCAAGAAGTGCATCACCGACAATGAGATTCCCTGGCCCCAGTTTCATTCCGCGCCGGTCAACTCGCTGATCATCGCCAACCAACAAGGGATCGACACCATCCCCCGGATCCTCCTTCTAGATGGCGACGGCGTTCTTGTCACCCGCGAAGCCCGCGGTCAACTCGATCGCCTCATCCCTGAGCAACTGGCCAAGCTTCGGGAGCGGCCCGCCAGCGCGTCCGCCAACCAGAATGAATCCTCCCCAGCCGTGTCTGCGTCCCAGAATGCGACCAGCGAGGCGACGGCTCTCGAGAAGACCACGCCGCAATCAGCGCCGAACTCCGAGCAACCACCCGCCGACGGCGATTCCCGGAACCCTTCCTCCAAGCCCAACGCCGACCCCTCTTGACTCGCAACCCCGCCGGCTCAGTGGACCCGCGCCGCTTCCGGGTCGGAGATCGACCCCACGGTGACAACACACGCACTACGCTGCCCTGCCCTGCCCTGCCCTATCTGGTCCCTCCTTCCTCGATCCCTCCCAACGACAGTTCCCCGCCCCGTTTTTTCTCGTTCGATGGAGTCCCCTCCTATGTTCCGTTGGTTGTCCGTCGTTCCCGCGGCGTTGGCTGGCCTGACCGCCGCGCCGGCCCCAGCGCAGGATCGTTCTGCCGAGGAGATTCTCCAGGCGATTCAGGCTGTCCAGATGCCCACTGTGGACATGCAGGCGTATCGGGCGATGTCCCCCGAGGATCAGGCCAAGTACCGCAACGACTACTCGGCCAAGCTGAACGCCGCTCAGGTCAAGCAGGCCGAACTCATCGGCGAACTCGCCAAGGTCGATCCCACCAACCCCATCCTGAATCAACTGCTACCGATGCGTTGGCAAGCCCTGATGGGGGCCTCCTCGGGCAACCAGGCAAAGTTGGAGGACCTCCGCAAGGAGATCGATGGCTACGCCGCGGGCGGCGGCCGGTTGGCCGCCACCGCCGCCTACTTCAACACCCTGGTGGTCCTCCAATTCAGCCAGGATCAAGAGGCCATCGTTAAGGCGGTGGAGTCGTTCATTGAGAAATATCCCCAAGATCAACGCGCTCCGGGCGTGCTGTCGATCGGGGCGCTCCGGGTTGACGATCCAGATGTGGCCCTGGCGTTCAACAAGAAGCTGATCGAGATCTTCCCCGACAGCCGCGAAGCCCAACGCGCCAAAGGCAGCCTGCGCCAACTCGAAGCGGTCGGTAAGCCATTTGAGTTCGAGTTCACCGACGCCATTTCCGGCAAAATCATCTCCAACAAGACCCTCAAGGGCAAGGTGATCGTGGTCGATTTCTGGGCCACCTGGTGCGGTCCCTGCGTCGCCGAAATGCCCAACATGAAGAAGATCTACGCCCAATACAAAGATCAAGGCGTCGAGTTCATCGGCGTCAGCCTCGACCAGCCGGTTGAACAAGGCGGCCTCGAGGCGCTCAAGACGTTTGTCAAGGAAAACGAAATCACCTGGCCCCAGTATTACCAGGGCAAATACTGGCAGAGCGAGTTCTCCTCCTCGTGGGGCATCAACGCCATTCCGGCAATCTTCGTGGTGGACGCCGAGGGCAACCTGTTCTCGACCAACGCCCGCGGCAAGCTGGAAACGATCCTGCCCGAACTGCTCAAAAAGGCCAAGGCCGGCACCGGCGAAACCAAGTGACCACCACATCGCCTCGCCACCAAACTTACGCTCATCTCATTATATGATTGTTTGGAGAGGTGGCGATCATCGCCGCGCTGGTCGTCGCGTTCTGCCCTGCGTGTCGTGGGGGAGGACGCCGGTGGCGCAGCGGTTTGGTTTGGTTTGGTTTGAGATGAGCGACGTTTCGGTTCCCCCCGCTGCGCTCAGGATCCGCTGGGAGCTGCCTTGGCAGCCGCGTTGGTGTTGGTCTGGCCTTCGGCCTTGGAGGCTGGTGTGAAGGTGGGGAGGGAAGACGATTTGCGGATGTTGCGGCGGTTGGGGTCGTCGGGCTGGGTAACGAAACGACGGTTGCGCTCCCGAGCGGTTTCCTCGGGTGAACGGGTCACTCCCTGCACCGCTAAGCCGGCCAAGCCCCAGATCAGCACCATCGTCACCAACCCGACCGCCGCGGCGTGGACCACCTCGAACTCCAGAACCAACAAAAACAGCGTGAACCAGATCACCGCCGCCAGCAGCGTCCAATACCATTCGGATGTGAACATCGTGTCGAACGACGGTTTGAGCCAGGTCGCCAGGGCGGCAATCGCCAGGGCGACGATCCCCACCCGCCAAGGCATTCCCTGAACCGGCTGGTTGTAGAGGAAGTTTTGAGCGTTCTCGGTCACCACGTAGCACACCGCGTAAAAAATCAGCGCATACAACACGAAGGCGATCAGCAATGTCGTCATGGTGACGAAACCCCTTTCCGGTGGTTGGCAACGACCAATCCAAGCCCGCCTCGTTAACAAGTCAAACGAGAACAAACGAGAATGACCCAGGCGGGAGGGAAGCCGCGTGTTGAGTCGATCCGCTCCGCGACGCTATGATGAGCCCGATTCTTCTCCGAGTCGATGCCGTTTCGCCCAATGGCCGCCCAACCCCGCGGCGATCGCTTCTCCAACGTCATTCGAACCGGTTGGAAACCCGCCGGTCCCTCAAGCCCCGATGACCCCATGATCACCCTCAGCGCCTTCGCCGACGAAATCGCCACCGATCCCGTTGAACAACTCGACGTGCTGGAGCGCCACGGGATCCGCTATCTCGAATTCCGGTCGATCCACGACACCAACGTCATGAAATTGACCGCTGCCCAACACGAGGGGTTTCGGGAGTTGCTACGCTCCAGGGGCTTTGGTCTTAGTGCGATTGGCTCGCCAATCGGCAAAATTCGGATCGACGAACCATTTGAACCCCACCTGGCCGAATTCGAGAGGGCGATGGACCTGGCCGAATTCTACGGCACCCCGCGGATTCGCATCTTCAGCTATTACATGCCCCAGGAACCGACTCCGCCGCCTGACCCCGCCACCTTCCGCGACGAGGTCTTGAAGCGCATGACCGCCAAGGTCAAGCGGGCTGAGCAACGCGGCCTGACCCTGGTGTTGGAAAACGAAAAGTTCCTCTACGGCGACACCGCCGACCGCGTGGCCGACCTTCTGGAGACAATCGACTCCCCGGCGCTGGGGCACGCCTTCGACCCAGCCAACTATTTAGAGGTCGGTCAAGACCCCCAAGCAGCCTGGGATCGTCTCAAGTCCCGGGTGATTCACTTCCACGTCAAAGATTACGACACCACCCTGCATAAGAACGTTCCGGCCGGCGAGGGCCAGGGACGCATCCCCGAACTGATCGCCGACGCGGTGCGATCGGGCTATCGAGGCTTCTGCGTGCTGGAGCCCCACCTTGTCGTCGCCGAACTGACCCGGGGGTTCACCGGTCCCGAACGCTTCGGCGACGCGGTCGCCGCCCTCAAGAATGGTCTGCAACGTTACAACGTGCCGATCGCTTGATCGAACTCCGACGCTGGTTGTGGACTTATGGACCGATCCGCCGTCGTGGATCACATCCAGGTGGCGGGAACAATCCAAGGCACCCGGGGGATGCGCCGGGGGTCATACAGGGGAATCAGGTCGCGCGGTCTGACCAGCGGGGCGGGTCGGTTGGGATCGAGCCAGCCGCACGAGCGGGCCGCCTCTCCGATGATCGCCTCA encodes:
- a CDS encoding sugar phosphate isomerase/epimerase family protein, coding for MPFRPMAAQPRGDRFSNVIRTGWKPAGPSSPDDPMITLSAFADEIATDPVEQLDVLERHGIRYLEFRSIHDTNVMKLTAAQHEGFRELLRSRGFGLSAIGSPIGKIRIDEPFEPHLAEFERAMDLAEFYGTPRIRIFSYYMPQEPTPPPDPATFRDEVLKRMTAKVKRAEQRGLTLVLENEKFLYGDTADRVADLLETIDSPALGHAFDPANYLEVGQDPQAAWDRLKSRVIHFHVKDYDTTLHKNVPAGEGQGRIPELIADAVRSGYRGFCVLEPHLVVAELTRGFTGPERFGDAVAALKNGLQRYNVPIA
- a CDS encoding TlpA disulfide reductase family protein, encoding MFRWLSVVPAALAGLTAAPAPAQDRSAEEILQAIQAVQMPTVDMQAYRAMSPEDQAKYRNDYSAKLNAAQVKQAELIGELAKVDPTNPILNQLLPMRWQALMGASSGNQAKLEDLRKEIDGYAAGGGRLAATAAYFNTLVVLQFSQDQEAIVKAVESFIEKYPQDQRAPGVLSIGALRVDDPDVALAFNKKLIEIFPDSREAQRAKGSLRQLEAVGKPFEFEFTDAISGKIISNKTLKGKVIVVDFWATWCGPCVAEMPNMKKIYAQYKDQGVEFIGVSLDQPVEQGGLEALKTFVKENEITWPQYYQGKYWQSEFSSSWGINAIPAIFVVDAEGNLFSTNARGKLETILPELLKKAKAGTGETK
- a CDS encoding TlpA family protein disulfide reductase; the encoded protein is MKMGTRDQRPRAMTPAGLLKAGLLLGLSALVLTTTLGCDDRRTIEQVTRDLRNLRPPSEEDAQAKLVFQTKQAELIRELYELSESKAGLGQLMSQRWLVLLENSDPRIVLNETANVLSEPTADAGFKSLATYFQARALVRQLREDPRRDPEPVRKAVADFAAANPNAPVIPELRVELAMAEPELPVRRAALTELISSLGSQLPKDLQTKVKEELDRIRGVGEPFPDFEFPDVLTGKTIRLSDLKGKVVVLDFWASWCVPCLVELPRMKQLYAKYKDQGVEFIGLSVDSLDEKGINDLKKCITDNEIPWPQFHSAPVNSLIIANQQGIDTIPRILLLDGDGVLVTREARGQLDRLIPEQLAKLRERPASASANQNESSPAVSASQNATSEATALEKTTPQSAPNSEQPPADGDSRNPSSKPNADPS